From a region of the Vidua macroura isolate BioBank_ID:100142 chromosome 3, ASM2450914v1, whole genome shotgun sequence genome:
- the SCAF8 gene encoding SR-related and CTD-associated factor 8 isoform X1, giving the protein MEAVKAFNSELYSLNDYKPPISKAKMTQITKAAIKAIKFYKHVVQSVEKFIQKCKPEYKVPGLYVIDSIVRQSRHQFGQEKDVFAPRFSNNIISTFQNLYRCPGDDKSKIVRVLNLWQKNNVFKSEIIQPLLDMAAGIPPPVVTPVLPSTTAAMSNNTPGTPVTPVTPANVAPSLPDPWVSQIANTDTLAAVAQILQSPQGQQLQQLIQTLQIQQQKPQPSLLQALDAGLVVQLQALTAQLTAAAAAANTLNPLEQSVSFNKKLMDRFDFGEESEQNEEPKKEAPSSQLPLVPESVNNSLFHQLAEQLQQQNLEHLRQQLLEQQQPQKASPEENQEGNFGSEHSASPSQGSSQQQFLEVEANVDDSMDIQQQDMDIDEGQDIAEEEIFEQEEKKSAVRSRSRTRSRSRSRSPRKRRSRSRSGSRKRKHRKRSRSRSRERKRKSSRSYSSERRAREREKERQKKGLPPIRSKTLSVCSTTLWVGQVDKKATQQDLTNLFEEFGQIESINMIPPRGCAYVCMVHRQDAYRALQKLSSGSYKIGSKIIKIAWALNKGVKTEYKQFWDVDLGVSYIPWEKVKLDDLEGFAEGGMIDQETVNTEWETARSSEAAKENTQTTQSATVDKSTVITTQTEAYTQPVTMLQIPVAPAVPAVSLVPPAFPVTMSVPPPGYSPIPPPPFLRASFNPSQPPPGYMPPPVPPVVPPPVVPPPVVPPVVPTPLVQPPLPIAQETMKDVPFTGLVLPVGTVTSNLATPTLSAGSVFNPLPINKPESDDKGPHLTDLQLSSSENNRSVQSDVSSTSGLVGGVQTPSVSSNSGLTGEGPPSTVSSSSGLAGGVQPPSVSSSSGLVGGVQPPTVSSNSGLAGGMQLPAVSSSSSLAGGIQPTNASSSSGLMAGVPPPNVSSSSGLLAGVHPPSVSSSPGLLTGMQPPSVSSSSGVLAGVQPPSVSSNSGLLIMPPPNVSSSSGLMGVPPPNISSNSGLLAMQHPAAVPNMPHLNISNQRMPGMPLIDIRPGLMPHSPGPRFPLMQPGMPPQRTIPPPTILDPSLHPPPPRGPFPPGDIFNQTERPFGTPGRQNIDNISNPEKRLPLGGDNIQQEGDRDYRFPPVENRDNLNRPSPVDVRDSVGRPPVDPREGIGRPPVDGREHFARPHIDMRENFGRPGIDNLGRREHFGFNSDKHWGQRGDYDEREHHAFPIYGGPKGFHEDRERFRHVNYRFDSRSGPSWNRGFEQDAHRDFDDRRRPWERQRDRDDRDFNFCREINGNRFGRDRMSNNWIPPPHPRVFEYFDGATSQRKADNMPQVNGENTETESQPPTAQVQDDPELYEKLTSSVEINKEKSDTEADIESEPVVESTETEGT; this is encoded by the exons aGTAAAATTGTTAGAGTGCTAAATTTATGGCAGAAGAATAATGTGTTCAAGAGTGAAATTATTCAGCCTCTCTTGGATATGGCAGCAGGAATTCCTCCTCCCGTTGTGACCCCTGTCTTGCCCAGCACTACAGCTGCTATGAGCAACAATACACCAG gtACACCTGTGACTCCAGTTACTCCAGCCAATGTGGCGCCGAGTTTGCCTGATCCTTGGGTATCTCAGATTGCAAACACAGACACCCTTGCTGCTGTTGCACAGATTTTACAGAGTCCTCAAGGCCAACAG ctTCAGCAGTTGATACAGACACTGCAGATACAGCAGCAGAAACCTCAGCCTTCGCTACTTCAAGCCCTGGATGCCGGTCTCGTTGTCCAGTTACAGGCGCTCACCGCACAactcacagctgcagctgctgctgctaacaCACTTAATCCACTGGAACAGAGTGTCTCTTTTAATAAG AAGCTGATGGACAGGTTTGACTTTGGGGAAGAATCTGAACAAAATGAAGAGCCTAAAAAGGAAGCTCCCTCTTCCCAGTT gcCATTAGTACCAGAATCTGTGAACAACTCACTTTTTCACCAACTAGCTGAACAGCTACAGCAGCAAAATTTAGAACATCTCAGACAACAGCTTCTGGAGCAACAGCAGCCTCAAAAG GCAAGCCCTGAGGAGAAtcaagaaggaaattttggtTCAGAGCACTCTGCATCACCATCACAAGGAAGTAGTCAACAGCAGTTTTTAGAAGTGGAAGCAAATGTAGATGATTCCATGGATATTCAACAACAG GACATGGATATAGATGAAGGTCAGGATATTGCTGAAGAAGAGATTTttgaacaagaagaaaagaaatcgGCTGTTCGTTCAAGATCAAGAACTCGTTCAAGATCTCGTTCAAG GTCACCAAGAAAACGAAGGTCTAGATCACGGTCTGGTTCTCGTAAGCGGAAACACAGAAAACGTTCACGCTCAAGAtcaagagaaaggaagagaaagtcaTCTCGGTCGTACTCCAGTGAAAGAAGGGctagggaaagggaaaaagaacgTCAGAAAAAGGGATTGCCTCCTATACGGTCAAAAACACTAAGTG TTTGCAGTACTACTCTTTGGGTAGGGCAAGTAGACAAGAAGGCTACCCAGCAAGATTTAACAAACTTGTTTGAAGAATTTGGACAAATAGAGTCAATTAAT ATGATTCCCCCAAGAGGATGTGCTTATGTCTGTATGGTACATAGACAAGATGCATATCGTGCTCTTCAGAAACTTAGTTCTGGGTCATATAAAATTGGATCGAAAATTATTAAG attgcTTGGGCTTTGAATAAAGGTGTGAAAACAGAATACAAGCAATTCTGGGATGTGGATCTGGGAGTTTCCTATATTCCATGGGAGAAAGTGAAATTGGATGATCTGGAGGGCTTTGCTGAAGGTGGCATGATTGACCAGGAAACAGTAAATACAG AGTGGGAAACAGCCAGAAGCTCAGAAGCTGCTAAAGAAAATACTCAAACGACGCAGAGTGCTACAGTTGATAAGAGTACCGTTATTACAACACAGACAGAAGCTTACACACAACCAGTCACTATGCTGCAG aTTCCAgtagctccagctgtgcctgctgttAGCTTGGTTCCACCTGCGTTTCCTGTCACAATGTCTGTCCCTCCTCCTGGTTATAGCCCAATTCCTCCTCCACCCTTCTTGAGAGCAAGTTTCAACCCTTCACAGCCACCTCCAG GTTATATGCCTCCTCCAGTTCCGCCTGTTGTCCCACCACCTGTTGTCCCGCCACCTGTTGTCCCACCAGTTGTTCCAACAC CTTTAGTACAGCCTCCATTACCAATTGCACAAGAGACAATGAAGGATGTTCCTTTTACTGGCCTTGTTCTACCAGTTGGCACAGTTACTAGCAATCTTGCTACTCCAACTTTATCTGCTGGAAGTGTTTTTAATCCCCTGCCAATCAACAAACCAGAATCAGATGACAAAGGACCACATCTTACAGACCTTCAGCTTTCTTCCAGTGAAAACAATAGATCTG TGCAAAGTGATGTCTCAAGTACCTCTGGACTTGTTGGAGGAGTGCAGACACCCAGTGTCTCAAGCAATTCTGGGCTTACTGGAGAAGGGCCACCATCCACTGTCTCAAGTAGCTCTGGGCTTGCAGGGGGAGTTCAGCCACCCAGTGTTTCAAGCAGCTCTGGACTTGTAGGAGGAGTGCAACCACCAACTGTTTCCAGCAATTCTGGTCTTGCAGGAGGAATGCAGCTACCTGCTGTCTCTAGTAGCTCTTCTCTTGCTGGCGGGATTCAGCCAACTAACGCCTCAAGTAGCTCTGGACTTATGGCTGGAGTGCCACCACCAAATGTCTCAAGTAGCTCAGGGCTTCTAGCTGGAGTTCATCCGCCCAGTGTCTCAAGCAGCCCTGGCCTTCTGACAGGAATGCAGCCACCCAGTGtgtccagcagctcaggagtTCTGGCAGGAGTACAGCCACCGAGTGTTTCAAGCAACTCTGGGCTTCTCATAATGCCACCACCCAATGTTTCAAGTAGTTCTGGACTTATGGGAGTACCACCACCAAATATTTCAAGTAATTCTGGACTTCTGGCAATGCAGCATCCAGCTGCAGTTCCAAACATGCCTCATTTAAATATCAGTAATCAAAGAATGCCAGGAATGCCTCTTATAGATATCCGTCCAGGCTTAATGCCCCATTCGCCTGGACCAAGGTTTCCATTAATGCAGCCAGGAATGCCACCACAGCGTACTATTCCTCCTCCCACAATCCTTGATCCATCTCTTCACCCACCACCACCTCGAGGTCCTTTTCCTCCGGGAGATATTTTTAATCAAACAGAAAGACCTTTTGGAACACCAGGAAGACAAAATATTGATAACATTTCTAATCCAGAGAAAAGGCTACCACTTGGAGGTGATAACATTCAACAGGAGGGGGACAGAGATTATCGCTTTCCTCCGGTGGAAAACCGAGATAATCTTAACAGACCATCTCCAGTGGATGTCAGAGATTCTGTTGGACGTCCACCAGTTGATCCAAGAGAGGGCATAGGAAGGCCTCCAGTAGATGGAAGAGAACACTTTGCAAGACCACATATAGACATGAGAGAAAATTTTGGAAGACCGGGTATAGATAACCTTGGCCGAAGAGAGCATTTTGGTTTCAATTCAGACAagcactggggacagagaggaGATTATGATGAAAGAGAGCACCATGCCTTCCCTATTTATGGTGGCCCTAAAGGCTTTCATGAAGACAGAGAGAGGTTTCGGCATGTAAACTATAGGTTTGATAGTAGAAGTGGTCCTAGTTGGAATAGAGGATTTGAACAAGATGCTCACAGAGATTTTGATGACCGCAGAAGACCCTGGGAAAGACAGAGGGATAGGGATgacagagattttaatttttgcagaGAAATTAATGGAAACAGGTTTGGAAGAGACAGAATGTCAAACAACTGGATCCCGCCTCCACATCCACGggtttttgaatattttgatgGGGCCACTTCTCAACGCAAAGCTGATAATATGCCCCAGGTAAATGGTGAAAATACAGAGACAGAAAGTCAGCCACCAACTGCACAGGTGCAGGATGATCCAGAACTTTATGAAAAACTGACATCTTCTGTCGAGATAAACAAAGAGAAGAGTGACACAGAAGCTGATATAGAGAGTGAACCAGTGGTAGAAAGCACAGAAACTGAGGGGACATAA
- the SCAF8 gene encoding SR-related and CTD-associated factor 8 isoform X2 — MEAVKAFNSELYSLNDYKPPISKAKMTQITKAAIKAIKFYKHVVQSVEKFIQKCKPEYKVPGLYVIDSIVRQSRHQFGQEKDVFAPRFSNNIISTFQNLYRCPGDDKSKIVRVLNLWQKNNVFKSEIIQPLLDMAAGIPPPVVTPVLPSTTAAMSNNTPGTPVTPVTPANVAPSLPDPWVSQIANTDTLAAVAQILQSPQGQQLQQLIQTLQIQQQKPQPSLLQALDAGLVVQLQALTAQLTAAAAAANTLNPLEQSVSFNKLMDRFDFGEESEQNEEPKKEAPSSQLPLVPESVNNSLFHQLAEQLQQQNLEHLRQQLLEQQQPQKASPEENQEGNFGSEHSASPSQGSSQQQFLEVEANVDDSMDIQQQDMDIDEGQDIAEEEIFEQEEKKSAVRSRSRTRSRSRSRSPRKRRSRSRSGSRKRKHRKRSRSRSRERKRKSSRSYSSERRAREREKERQKKGLPPIRSKTLSVCSTTLWVGQVDKKATQQDLTNLFEEFGQIESINMIPPRGCAYVCMVHRQDAYRALQKLSSGSYKIGSKIIKIAWALNKGVKTEYKQFWDVDLGVSYIPWEKVKLDDLEGFAEGGMIDQETVNTEWETARSSEAAKENTQTTQSATVDKSTVITTQTEAYTQPVTMLQIPVAPAVPAVSLVPPAFPVTMSVPPPGYSPIPPPPFLRASFNPSQPPPGYMPPPVPPVVPPPVVPPPVVPPVVPTPLVQPPLPIAQETMKDVPFTGLVLPVGTVTSNLATPTLSAGSVFNPLPINKPESDDKGPHLTDLQLSSSENNRSVQSDVSSTSGLVGGVQTPSVSSNSGLTGEGPPSTVSSSSGLAGGVQPPSVSSSSGLVGGVQPPTVSSNSGLAGGMQLPAVSSSSSLAGGIQPTNASSSSGLMAGVPPPNVSSSSGLLAGVHPPSVSSSPGLLTGMQPPSVSSSSGVLAGVQPPSVSSNSGLLIMPPPNVSSSSGLMGVPPPNISSNSGLLAMQHPAAVPNMPHLNISNQRMPGMPLIDIRPGLMPHSPGPRFPLMQPGMPPQRTIPPPTILDPSLHPPPPRGPFPPGDIFNQTERPFGTPGRQNIDNISNPEKRLPLGGDNIQQEGDRDYRFPPVENRDNLNRPSPVDVRDSVGRPPVDPREGIGRPPVDGREHFARPHIDMRENFGRPGIDNLGRREHFGFNSDKHWGQRGDYDEREHHAFPIYGGPKGFHEDRERFRHVNYRFDSRSGPSWNRGFEQDAHRDFDDRRRPWERQRDRDDRDFNFCREINGNRFGRDRMSNNWIPPPHPRVFEYFDGATSQRKADNMPQVNGENTETESQPPTAQVQDDPELYEKLTSSVEINKEKSDTEADIESEPVVESTETEGT, encoded by the exons aGTAAAATTGTTAGAGTGCTAAATTTATGGCAGAAGAATAATGTGTTCAAGAGTGAAATTATTCAGCCTCTCTTGGATATGGCAGCAGGAATTCCTCCTCCCGTTGTGACCCCTGTCTTGCCCAGCACTACAGCTGCTATGAGCAACAATACACCAG gtACACCTGTGACTCCAGTTACTCCAGCCAATGTGGCGCCGAGTTTGCCTGATCCTTGGGTATCTCAGATTGCAAACACAGACACCCTTGCTGCTGTTGCACAGATTTTACAGAGTCCTCAAGGCCAACAG ctTCAGCAGTTGATACAGACACTGCAGATACAGCAGCAGAAACCTCAGCCTTCGCTACTTCAAGCCCTGGATGCCGGTCTCGTTGTCCAGTTACAGGCGCTCACCGCACAactcacagctgcagctgctgctgctaacaCACTTAATCCACTGGAACAGAGTGTCTCTTTTAATAAG CTGATGGACAGGTTTGACTTTGGGGAAGAATCTGAACAAAATGAAGAGCCTAAAAAGGAAGCTCCCTCTTCCCAGTT gcCATTAGTACCAGAATCTGTGAACAACTCACTTTTTCACCAACTAGCTGAACAGCTACAGCAGCAAAATTTAGAACATCTCAGACAACAGCTTCTGGAGCAACAGCAGCCTCAAAAG GCAAGCCCTGAGGAGAAtcaagaaggaaattttggtTCAGAGCACTCTGCATCACCATCACAAGGAAGTAGTCAACAGCAGTTTTTAGAAGTGGAAGCAAATGTAGATGATTCCATGGATATTCAACAACAG GACATGGATATAGATGAAGGTCAGGATATTGCTGAAGAAGAGATTTttgaacaagaagaaaagaaatcgGCTGTTCGTTCAAGATCAAGAACTCGTTCAAGATCTCGTTCAAG GTCACCAAGAAAACGAAGGTCTAGATCACGGTCTGGTTCTCGTAAGCGGAAACACAGAAAACGTTCACGCTCAAGAtcaagagaaaggaagagaaagtcaTCTCGGTCGTACTCCAGTGAAAGAAGGGctagggaaagggaaaaagaacgTCAGAAAAAGGGATTGCCTCCTATACGGTCAAAAACACTAAGTG TTTGCAGTACTACTCTTTGGGTAGGGCAAGTAGACAAGAAGGCTACCCAGCAAGATTTAACAAACTTGTTTGAAGAATTTGGACAAATAGAGTCAATTAAT ATGATTCCCCCAAGAGGATGTGCTTATGTCTGTATGGTACATAGACAAGATGCATATCGTGCTCTTCAGAAACTTAGTTCTGGGTCATATAAAATTGGATCGAAAATTATTAAG attgcTTGGGCTTTGAATAAAGGTGTGAAAACAGAATACAAGCAATTCTGGGATGTGGATCTGGGAGTTTCCTATATTCCATGGGAGAAAGTGAAATTGGATGATCTGGAGGGCTTTGCTGAAGGTGGCATGATTGACCAGGAAACAGTAAATACAG AGTGGGAAACAGCCAGAAGCTCAGAAGCTGCTAAAGAAAATACTCAAACGACGCAGAGTGCTACAGTTGATAAGAGTACCGTTATTACAACACAGACAGAAGCTTACACACAACCAGTCACTATGCTGCAG aTTCCAgtagctccagctgtgcctgctgttAGCTTGGTTCCACCTGCGTTTCCTGTCACAATGTCTGTCCCTCCTCCTGGTTATAGCCCAATTCCTCCTCCACCCTTCTTGAGAGCAAGTTTCAACCCTTCACAGCCACCTCCAG GTTATATGCCTCCTCCAGTTCCGCCTGTTGTCCCACCACCTGTTGTCCCGCCACCTGTTGTCCCACCAGTTGTTCCAACAC CTTTAGTACAGCCTCCATTACCAATTGCACAAGAGACAATGAAGGATGTTCCTTTTACTGGCCTTGTTCTACCAGTTGGCACAGTTACTAGCAATCTTGCTACTCCAACTTTATCTGCTGGAAGTGTTTTTAATCCCCTGCCAATCAACAAACCAGAATCAGATGACAAAGGACCACATCTTACAGACCTTCAGCTTTCTTCCAGTGAAAACAATAGATCTG TGCAAAGTGATGTCTCAAGTACCTCTGGACTTGTTGGAGGAGTGCAGACACCCAGTGTCTCAAGCAATTCTGGGCTTACTGGAGAAGGGCCACCATCCACTGTCTCAAGTAGCTCTGGGCTTGCAGGGGGAGTTCAGCCACCCAGTGTTTCAAGCAGCTCTGGACTTGTAGGAGGAGTGCAACCACCAACTGTTTCCAGCAATTCTGGTCTTGCAGGAGGAATGCAGCTACCTGCTGTCTCTAGTAGCTCTTCTCTTGCTGGCGGGATTCAGCCAACTAACGCCTCAAGTAGCTCTGGACTTATGGCTGGAGTGCCACCACCAAATGTCTCAAGTAGCTCAGGGCTTCTAGCTGGAGTTCATCCGCCCAGTGTCTCAAGCAGCCCTGGCCTTCTGACAGGAATGCAGCCACCCAGTGtgtccagcagctcaggagtTCTGGCAGGAGTACAGCCACCGAGTGTTTCAAGCAACTCTGGGCTTCTCATAATGCCACCACCCAATGTTTCAAGTAGTTCTGGACTTATGGGAGTACCACCACCAAATATTTCAAGTAATTCTGGACTTCTGGCAATGCAGCATCCAGCTGCAGTTCCAAACATGCCTCATTTAAATATCAGTAATCAAAGAATGCCAGGAATGCCTCTTATAGATATCCGTCCAGGCTTAATGCCCCATTCGCCTGGACCAAGGTTTCCATTAATGCAGCCAGGAATGCCACCACAGCGTACTATTCCTCCTCCCACAATCCTTGATCCATCTCTTCACCCACCACCACCTCGAGGTCCTTTTCCTCCGGGAGATATTTTTAATCAAACAGAAAGACCTTTTGGAACACCAGGAAGACAAAATATTGATAACATTTCTAATCCAGAGAAAAGGCTACCACTTGGAGGTGATAACATTCAACAGGAGGGGGACAGAGATTATCGCTTTCCTCCGGTGGAAAACCGAGATAATCTTAACAGACCATCTCCAGTGGATGTCAGAGATTCTGTTGGACGTCCACCAGTTGATCCAAGAGAGGGCATAGGAAGGCCTCCAGTAGATGGAAGAGAACACTTTGCAAGACCACATATAGACATGAGAGAAAATTTTGGAAGACCGGGTATAGATAACCTTGGCCGAAGAGAGCATTTTGGTTTCAATTCAGACAagcactggggacagagaggaGATTATGATGAAAGAGAGCACCATGCCTTCCCTATTTATGGTGGCCCTAAAGGCTTTCATGAAGACAGAGAGAGGTTTCGGCATGTAAACTATAGGTTTGATAGTAGAAGTGGTCCTAGTTGGAATAGAGGATTTGAACAAGATGCTCACAGAGATTTTGATGACCGCAGAAGACCCTGGGAAAGACAGAGGGATAGGGATgacagagattttaatttttgcagaGAAATTAATGGAAACAGGTTTGGAAGAGACAGAATGTCAAACAACTGGATCCCGCCTCCACATCCACGggtttttgaatattttgatgGGGCCACTTCTCAACGCAAAGCTGATAATATGCCCCAGGTAAATGGTGAAAATACAGAGACAGAAAGTCAGCCACCAACTGCACAGGTGCAGGATGATCCAGAACTTTATGAAAAACTGACATCTTCTGTCGAGATAAACAAAGAGAAGAGTGACACAGAAGCTGATATAGAGAGTGAACCAGTGGTAGAAAGCACAGAAACTGAGGGGACATAA
- the SCAF8 gene encoding SR-related and CTD-associated factor 8 isoform X3, which translates to MDRFDFGEESEQNEEPKKEAPSSQLPLVPESVNNSLFHQLAEQLQQQNLEHLRQQLLEQQQPQKASPEENQEGNFGSEHSASPSQGSSQQQFLEVEANVDDSMDIQQQDMDIDEGQDIAEEEIFEQEEKKSAVRSRSRTRSRSRSRSPRKRRSRSRSGSRKRKHRKRSRSRSRERKRKSSRSYSSERRAREREKERQKKGLPPIRSKTLSVCSTTLWVGQVDKKATQQDLTNLFEEFGQIESINMIPPRGCAYVCMVHRQDAYRALQKLSSGSYKIGSKIIKIAWALNKGVKTEYKQFWDVDLGVSYIPWEKVKLDDLEGFAEGGMIDQETVNTEWETARSSEAAKENTQTTQSATVDKSTVITTQTEAYTQPVTMLQIPVAPAVPAVSLVPPAFPVTMSVPPPGYSPIPPPPFLRASFNPSQPPPGYMPPPVPPVVPPPVVPPPVVPPVVPTPLVQPPLPIAQETMKDVPFTGLVLPVGTVTSNLATPTLSAGSVFNPLPINKPESDDKGPHLTDLQLSSSENNRSVQSDVSSTSGLVGGVQTPSVSSNSGLTGEGPPSTVSSSSGLAGGVQPPSVSSSSGLVGGVQPPTVSSNSGLAGGMQLPAVSSSSSLAGGIQPTNASSSSGLMAGVPPPNVSSSSGLLAGVHPPSVSSSPGLLTGMQPPSVSSSSGVLAGVQPPSVSSNSGLLIMPPPNVSSSSGLMGVPPPNISSNSGLLAMQHPAAVPNMPHLNISNQRMPGMPLIDIRPGLMPHSPGPRFPLMQPGMPPQRTIPPPTILDPSLHPPPPRGPFPPGDIFNQTERPFGTPGRQNIDNISNPEKRLPLGGDNIQQEGDRDYRFPPVENRDNLNRPSPVDVRDSVGRPPVDPREGIGRPPVDGREHFARPHIDMRENFGRPGIDNLGRREHFGFNSDKHWGQRGDYDEREHHAFPIYGGPKGFHEDRERFRHVNYRFDSRSGPSWNRGFEQDAHRDFDDRRRPWERQRDRDDRDFNFCREINGNRFGRDRMSNNWIPPPHPRVFEYFDGATSQRKADNMPQVNGENTETESQPPTAQVQDDPELYEKLTSSVEINKEKSDTEADIESEPVVESTETEGT; encoded by the exons ATGGACAGGTTTGACTTTGGGGAAGAATCTGAACAAAATGAAGAGCCTAAAAAGGAAGCTCCCTCTTCCCAGTT gcCATTAGTACCAGAATCTGTGAACAACTCACTTTTTCACCAACTAGCTGAACAGCTACAGCAGCAAAATTTAGAACATCTCAGACAACAGCTTCTGGAGCAACAGCAGCCTCAAAAG GCAAGCCCTGAGGAGAAtcaagaaggaaattttggtTCAGAGCACTCTGCATCACCATCACAAGGAAGTAGTCAACAGCAGTTTTTAGAAGTGGAAGCAAATGTAGATGATTCCATGGATATTCAACAACAG GACATGGATATAGATGAAGGTCAGGATATTGCTGAAGAAGAGATTTttgaacaagaagaaaagaaatcgGCTGTTCGTTCAAGATCAAGAACTCGTTCAAGATCTCGTTCAAG GTCACCAAGAAAACGAAGGTCTAGATCACGGTCTGGTTCTCGTAAGCGGAAACACAGAAAACGTTCACGCTCAAGAtcaagagaaaggaagagaaagtcaTCTCGGTCGTACTCCAGTGAAAGAAGGGctagggaaagggaaaaagaacgTCAGAAAAAGGGATTGCCTCCTATACGGTCAAAAACACTAAGTG TTTGCAGTACTACTCTTTGGGTAGGGCAAGTAGACAAGAAGGCTACCCAGCAAGATTTAACAAACTTGTTTGAAGAATTTGGACAAATAGAGTCAATTAAT ATGATTCCCCCAAGAGGATGTGCTTATGTCTGTATGGTACATAGACAAGATGCATATCGTGCTCTTCAGAAACTTAGTTCTGGGTCATATAAAATTGGATCGAAAATTATTAAG attgcTTGGGCTTTGAATAAAGGTGTGAAAACAGAATACAAGCAATTCTGGGATGTGGATCTGGGAGTTTCCTATATTCCATGGGAGAAAGTGAAATTGGATGATCTGGAGGGCTTTGCTGAAGGTGGCATGATTGACCAGGAAACAGTAAATACAG AGTGGGAAACAGCCAGAAGCTCAGAAGCTGCTAAAGAAAATACTCAAACGACGCAGAGTGCTACAGTTGATAAGAGTACCGTTATTACAACACAGACAGAAGCTTACACACAACCAGTCACTATGCTGCAG aTTCCAgtagctccagctgtgcctgctgttAGCTTGGTTCCACCTGCGTTTCCTGTCACAATGTCTGTCCCTCCTCCTGGTTATAGCCCAATTCCTCCTCCACCCTTCTTGAGAGCAAGTTTCAACCCTTCACAGCCACCTCCAG GTTATATGCCTCCTCCAGTTCCGCCTGTTGTCCCACCACCTGTTGTCCCGCCACCTGTTGTCCCACCAGTTGTTCCAACAC CTTTAGTACAGCCTCCATTACCAATTGCACAAGAGACAATGAAGGATGTTCCTTTTACTGGCCTTGTTCTACCAGTTGGCACAGTTACTAGCAATCTTGCTACTCCAACTTTATCTGCTGGAAGTGTTTTTAATCCCCTGCCAATCAACAAACCAGAATCAGATGACAAAGGACCACATCTTACAGACCTTCAGCTTTCTTCCAGTGAAAACAATAGATCTG TGCAAAGTGATGTCTCAAGTACCTCTGGACTTGTTGGAGGAGTGCAGACACCCAGTGTCTCAAGCAATTCTGGGCTTACTGGAGAAGGGCCACCATCCACTGTCTCAAGTAGCTCTGGGCTTGCAGGGGGAGTTCAGCCACCCAGTGTTTCAAGCAGCTCTGGACTTGTAGGAGGAGTGCAACCACCAACTGTTTCCAGCAATTCTGGTCTTGCAGGAGGAATGCAGCTACCTGCTGTCTCTAGTAGCTCTTCTCTTGCTGGCGGGATTCAGCCAACTAACGCCTCAAGTAGCTCTGGACTTATGGCTGGAGTGCCACCACCAAATGTCTCAAGTAGCTCAGGGCTTCTAGCTGGAGTTCATCCGCCCAGTGTCTCAAGCAGCCCTGGCCTTCTGACAGGAATGCAGCCACCCAGTGtgtccagcagctcaggagtTCTGGCAGGAGTACAGCCACCGAGTGTTTCAAGCAACTCTGGGCTTCTCATAATGCCACCACCCAATGTTTCAAGTAGTTCTGGACTTATGGGAGTACCACCACCAAATATTTCAAGTAATTCTGGACTTCTGGCAATGCAGCATCCAGCTGCAGTTCCAAACATGCCTCATTTAAATATCAGTAATCAAAGAATGCCAGGAATGCCTCTTATAGATATCCGTCCAGGCTTAATGCCCCATTCGCCTGGACCAAGGTTTCCATTAATGCAGCCAGGAATGCCACCACAGCGTACTATTCCTCCTCCCACAATCCTTGATCCATCTCTTCACCCACCACCACCTCGAGGTCCTTTTCCTCCGGGAGATATTTTTAATCAAACAGAAAGACCTTTTGGAACACCAGGAAGACAAAATATTGATAACATTTCTAATCCAGAGAAAAGGCTACCACTTGGAGGTGATAACATTCAACAGGAGGGGGACAGAGATTATCGCTTTCCTCCGGTGGAAAACCGAGATAATCTTAACAGACCATCTCCAGTGGATGTCAGAGATTCTGTTGGACGTCCACCAGTTGATCCAAGAGAGGGCATAGGAAGGCCTCCAGTAGATGGAAGAGAACACTTTGCAAGACCACATATAGACATGAGAGAAAATTTTGGAAGACCGGGTATAGATAACCTTGGCCGAAGAGAGCATTTTGGTTTCAATTCAGACAagcactggggacagagaggaGATTATGATGAAAGAGAGCACCATGCCTTCCCTATTTATGGTGGCCCTAAAGGCTTTCATGAAGACAGAGAGAGGTTTCGGCATGTAAACTATAGGTTTGATAGTAGAAGTGGTCCTAGTTGGAATAGAGGATTTGAACAAGATGCTCACAGAGATTTTGATGACCGCAGAAGACCCTGGGAAAGACAGAGGGATAGGGATgacagagattttaatttttgcagaGAAATTAATGGAAACAGGTTTGGAAGAGACAGAATGTCAAACAACTGGATCCCGCCTCCACATCCACGggtttttgaatattttgatgGGGCCACTTCTCAACGCAAAGCTGATAATATGCCCCAGGTAAATGGTGAAAATACAGAGACAGAAAGTCAGCCACCAACTGCACAGGTGCAGGATGATCCAGAACTTTATGAAAAACTGACATCTTCTGTCGAGATAAACAAAGAGAAGAGTGACACAGAAGCTGATATAGAGAGTGAACCAGTGGTAGAAAGCACAGAAACTGAGGGGACATAA